A genome region from Flavobacterium sp. includes the following:
- a CDS encoding formimidoylglutamase has product MEFDFLEPLNDGILKFISSLSSQELGSKIVLHTQDQFPDISKINIAIVGVLEDRRNINMVNEVNLNAVRKKLYGMFPGNWDASIADLGDILAGDTVEDTYFAVKKVTSTLIKNKVIPIVLGGSQDLTYALYRAYDDLEQMVNMVSVDNRFDFGKENESVSANSYLTKIIIDEPNNLFNYCNIGYQTYYNSQEEIDLIEKLFFDAYRLGEISNKIALAEPVFRDADLVSIDLNSVKSSASGNMISFEPNGFKGKEICSLARYAGISDKVSSFGVFNHNSTVSEAPIMAQIVWYFIEGYHYRSKEYPFGSRTNYLKYIVPLEEEELVFYKSDKTERWWIEIPFETNGSNKLKRNTLLPCSYEEYLSACNQELPERWWKAQRKNAL; this is encoded by the coding sequence ATGGAATTTGATTTTCTAGAGCCTTTAAATGATGGAATTTTAAAATTCATTAGTTCATTGTCATCACAAGAACTGGGAAGTAAAATTGTATTGCATACTCAGGATCAATTTCCGGATATCAGCAAAATTAATATTGCAATTGTTGGAGTTTTAGAAGACCGACGCAATATTAACATGGTAAATGAAGTTAATCTAAATGCTGTTCGTAAGAAGCTTTACGGAATGTTTCCAGGTAACTGGGATGCTTCGATTGCTGATTTAGGAGATATTCTTGCAGGGGATACTGTAGAGGATACTTATTTTGCAGTTAAGAAGGTAACTTCTACATTAATTAAGAATAAAGTCATTCCTATAGTTCTGGGAGGTTCGCAGGATTTGACATACGCTTTGTATCGTGCATATGATGATTTAGAGCAAATGGTTAATATGGTTTCTGTTGATAACAGGTTTGATTTTGGTAAAGAAAATGAATCAGTTTCGGCTAATTCTTATCTGACAAAAATTATAATTGATGAGCCTAATAACCTTTTTAATTACTGTAATATAGGATATCAAACCTATTATAATTCACAGGAAGAAATTGATTTAATTGAAAAATTGTTCTTTGATGCTTACCGTTTAGGTGAGATTTCAAATAAAATTGCACTGGCAGAGCCGGTTTTTAGAGATGCTGATTTAGTAAGTATAGATTTAAACTCAGTAAAATCTTCTGCTTCAGGTAATATGATTTCGTTTGAACCCAATGGTTTCAAAGGAAAAGAGATTTGTTCTTTGGCAAGATATGCAGGAATAAGTGATAAAGTATCTTCTTTTGGAGTCTTTAATCATAATAGTACAGTTTCAGAAGCGCCTATTATGGCTCAGATAGTTTGGTATTTTATTGAAGGATATCACTATCGCTCAAAAGAATACCCTTTTGGCAGCAGAACAAATTATTTAAAATATATTGTACCGCTTGAAGAAGAAGAGCTGGTATTTTATAAAAGTGACAAAACAGAACGATGGTGGATCGAAATTCCATTTGAAACAAACGGCAGCAATAAACTAAAAAGAAATACGTTATTACCGTGTTCTTATGAAGAATATTTGAGCGCTTGTAATCAGGAATTGCCAGAAAGATGGTGGAAAGCACAGCGAAAAAACGCTTTGTAA
- the gldK gene encoding gliding motility lipoprotein GldK, translating to MKKFIAFTAMLTLVIGCGKSSDKGELVGVAGGKWHPEKPYGMTLVPGGSFIMGKADADLANVEDAPTKTVTVRSFYMDETEITNSEYRQFVEWVKDSTMRVRLAILADETGQKSTGGKGSKGGSIADYAFNDSEPDKMTAYDKYMYDNYYSVGTKDDPYAGRKLNKKVKLIRDTKAYPDEYYAEVMDSMYLPIEESYNGLRTIDVNKLKFRYSWMDIQAAAKAKVGKRKDFVKTEQVNVYPDTTVWIKDFSYSYNEPMHNDYFWHKAYGDYPVVGVTWKQAKAFCAWRTLNKNSYIKSKKKGRDLVNAFRLPTEAEWEYAARGGLESATYPWGGPYTKSDRGCFMANFKPNRGDYAADEALYTVEAKSYEQNGYGLYNMAGNVSEWTDSAYNPNAYEYVSTMNPNVIDGKNQRKVVRGGSWKDVAYFLQVSTRDHEYADSARSYIGFRTVQDYMGTQVTGNGTNKKK from the coding sequence ATGAAGAAGTTTATTGCATTTACAGCAATGTTAACACTAGTAATCGGCTGTGGTAAGTCAAGTGACAAAGGTGAATTAGTTGGTGTTGCAGGAGGGAAATGGCATCCTGAAAAACCTTATGGAATGACATTAGTTCCGGGTGGATCTTTTATTATGGGTAAAGCAGATGCTGATTTAGCTAACGTAGAAGACGCTCCAACAAAAACAGTAACAGTTCGTTCATTTTATATGGATGAAACTGAGATTACTAACAGCGAATATCGTCAGTTTGTAGAATGGGTAAAAGATTCTACAATGAGAGTTCGTCTTGCTATTTTAGCAGATGAAACAGGACAAAAAAGTACTGGAGGTAAAGGAAGTAAAGGTGGCAGTATTGCTGATTATGCATTTAATGATTCAGAGCCAGATAAAATGACGGCTTACGATAAATATATGTATGATAACTACTATAGTGTAGGAACAAAAGATGATCCTTATGCTGGTAGAAAATTAAATAAAAAAGTTAAATTAATCAGAGACACTAAAGCTTATCCGGATGAGTATTATGCTGAAGTAATGGACTCTATGTATTTACCAATTGAAGAATCATATAATGGTTTAAGAACAATTGATGTAAATAAATTAAAATTCCGTTATTCTTGGATGGATATTCAGGCTGCAGCAAAAGCTAAAGTTGGAAAAAGAAAAGACTTCGTTAAAACTGAGCAGGTTAATGTTTATCCTGATACAACAGTTTGGATTAAAGATTTCTCATATTCATATAATGAACCAATGCACAACGATTACTTCTGGCATAAAGCTTATGGAGATTATCCAGTAGTAGGTGTAACTTGGAAACAAGCAAAAGCTTTCTGTGCTTGGAGAACATTAAATAAAAACAGCTATATTAAATCTAAGAAAAAAGGGCGTGACCTGGTTAATGCTTTCAGACTTCCAACAGAAGCAGAGTGGGAGTATGCTGCAAGAGGTGGTCTGGAATCAGCTACTTATCCTTGGGGTGGTCCTTATACTAAGAGTGACAGAGGATGCTTTATGGCAAACTTCAAACCGAACAGAGGAGATTACGCTGCAGATGAGGCTTTATATACTGTTGAAGCAAAATCTTATGAGCAAAACGGTTACGGATTATACAATATGGCAGGAAACGTATCTGAGTGGACAGATTCAGCTTATAATCCAAATGCATATGAGTACGTATCTACAATGAACCCTAACGTAATTGACGGAAAAAACCAAAGAAAAGTGGTTCGTGGAGGTTCTTGGAAAGACGTTGCTTACTTCCTTCAAGTAAGTACTCGTGACCACGAATATGCTGATTCTGCAAGAAGTTACATTGGTTTCAGAACTGTACAAGATTACATGGGAACTCAGGTAACTGGAAACGGAACTAATAAAAAGAAATAG
- the gldL gene encoding gliding motility protein GldL produces the protein MALLSKKAMNFAYGMGAAVVIVGALFKITHFEIGPLTGTVMLSVGLLTEALIFALSAFEPVEDELDWTLVYPELANGQARKKEDKAESTDAQGLLSQKLDAMLKEAKVDGELMASLGNSIKNFESAAKGIAPTVDSIAGQKKYSEELSLAAAQMESLNSLYKVQLESASRNAEANKEIAENASKLKEQMASMTANIASLNSVYGGMLSAMSNKG, from the coding sequence ATGGCATTATTAAGTAAAAAAGCAATGAATTTCGCTTATGGTATGGGAGCGGCAGTAGTAATCGTTGGAGCTTTATTCAAAATTACGCACTTTGAAATTGGACCTTTAACAGGAACAGTTATGCTTTCAGTTGGTTTGTTAACTGAAGCTTTAATTTTCGCGTTATCTGCTTTTGAACCAGTTGAAGACGAATTGGATTGGACTCTTGTTTACCCAGAATTAGCTAACGGACAAGCTAGAAAAAAAGAGGATAAAGCTGAGTCAACTGATGCCCAAGGTTTATTATCTCAAAAATTAGATGCAATGTTAAAAGAAGCTAAAGTTGACGGTGAGTTAATGGCTAGCTTAGGAAACAGCATCAAAAATTTCGAATCTGCTGCTAAAGGAATTGCTCCAACTGTAGATTCAATCGCAGGTCAAAAGAAATATTCTGAAGAATTATCTCTTGCTGCTGCACAAATGGAATCATTAAACAGTTTATATAAAGTACAATTAGAAAGTGCATCTAGAAATGCTGAAGCTAACAAAGAGATTGCTGAAAATGCATCTAAATTAAAAGAGCAAATGGCTTCTATGACTGCAAATATCGCTTCTTTAAACAGCGTTTACGGTGGTATGCTTTCTGCAATGAGTAACAAAGGATAA
- the gldM gene encoding gliding motility protein GldM: MAGGKLTPRQKMINLMYLVFIAMLAMNVSKEVISGFGLFNEKFEASNTTSITNNTSLLAALDQKAAEAKGEFAVAAETAHKVEAISKDFYAYLGTLKAQSIKGFEVDKETGKLPYEAMDRGDNIDDWFTGDGYTKKGNEIIARIQKYKADFKAALGTDKKYANIIAEVEKKFDVSDVKNKEGIKEKYLAYHFKGFPAIASAAKLSAWQNDVQKAETDVYNSALGKAAVQAASYSNYQAIVVLDKNAYFQGEKVTGKVVLGRYDENTKPTSFQGPGQIVNGQAVISLTAGGVGEQNINGQFTFLEDGKNIPLKFAGKYVVVPRPNSATISADKMNVVYRGVVNPISVSFAGVADNKVQASAPGLSSAGKPGKYNMSPGSGTEATISVTGTLPNGDKVTDKKTFRIKGIPGPTGTIRGEMGVVKGPRSNLEIATIGAKLLDFDFEVGLDVVGFNMKIAGQPTVVVTGNRLNAQCKQVLSRAGKGDQVTISEIKTKLVGAGSYLLPRTAPVIYEIQ; this comes from the coding sequence ATGGCAGGAGGAAAATTAACCCCTAGACAGAAGATGATTAACCTGATGTATCTGGTTTTCATCGCAATGTTAGCAATGAACGTATCAAAAGAAGTTATTTCAGGTTTTGGTTTATTTAACGAAAAATTTGAGGCTTCAAATACAACATCTATTACCAATAATACTTCTTTATTAGCAGCTTTAGATCAAAAAGCAGCTGAGGCTAAAGGAGAATTCGCCGTAGCAGCGGAAACAGCTCATAAAGTTGAAGCTATTTCGAAAGACTTTTATGCATATTTAGGAACTTTAAAAGCTCAGTCTATCAAAGGATTTGAAGTTGATAAAGAGACTGGAAAATTGCCTTACGAAGCTATGGACAGAGGTGATAATATCGATGACTGGTTTACAGGAGACGGTTACACTAAAAAAGGTAATGAAATCATTGCTAGAATTCAGAAATATAAAGCTGATTTTAAAGCAGCTTTAGGAACTGATAAAAAATATGCTAACATTATTGCAGAAGTTGAGAAGAAATTTGATGTTTCTGACGTTAAAAACAAAGAAGGTATAAAAGAAAAATACTTAGCTTACCACTTTAAAGGTTTCCCTGCAATCGCATCTGCTGCTAAACTTTCAGCTTGGCAGAATGACGTTCAAAAAGCAGAGACTGATGTTTACAATAGTGCTTTAGGAAAAGCGGCAGTTCAGGCAGCTTCTTACAGTAACTATCAGGCAATTGTGGTTTTAGATAAAAATGCTTATTTCCAAGGAGAAAAAGTAACTGGTAAAGTAGTTTTAGGTCGTTATGACGAAAACACAAAACCAACTTCTTTCCAAGGACCTGGTCAAATTGTAAACGGACAAGCTGTTATCTCTTTAACTGCTGGTGGAGTTGGAGAACAAAACATCAACGGACAATTTACATTCTTAGAGGATGGAAAAAACATTCCGCTTAAATTCGCTGGAAAATACGTTGTAGTTCCAAGACCAAATTCAGCTACTATTTCTGCTGATAAAATGAACGTAGTATATAGAGGAGTTGTTAACCCAATCTCTGTATCGTTTGCTGGTGTTGCTGACAATAAAGTTCAAGCTAGCGCACCTGGATTATCTTCAGCTGGAAAACCTGGAAAATATAACATGAGCCCTGGTTCTGGTACAGAAGCTACAATTTCTGTTACAGGAACATTACCAAACGGTGACAAAGTTACAGATAAGAAAACATTCAGAATTAAAGGTATTCCTGGACCAACAGGAACAATCAGAGGAGAAATGGGAGTTGTTAAAGGTCCTAGATCTAACTTAGAGATTGCTACAATTGGTGCTAAATTACTTGATTTTGATTTTGAAGTTGGTTTAGATGTTGTTGGATTTAATATGAAAATTGCTGGACAGCCTACAGTTGTTGTTACTGGTAACAGATTAAATGCACAATGTAAACAAGTTCTTTCTAGAGCTGGTAAAGGAGACCAAGTTACTATTTCTGAAATTAAAACTAAACTTGTTGGAGCTGGCAGCTATTTATTACCAAGAACTGCTCCGGTAATTTACGAAATACAATAA
- the gldN gene encoding gliding motility protein GldN, which translates to MKVRNFLIAIVSIAGGFASNAQSNLLNAKTPAQIGLKTPAQLISDNDKPLAYGYVDDRDILMGKTTWEIIDLNEKINFPLYFPVDTANIGSDRRSLYDVLTKAVRKGKITEVYSDSYFNTKKSMKDIEGALSRIDTTDAGRELINQYPDDYKTRVVKKKVVTGTGKKKVVTYVDETVPPSRTVPAEYILKQDLTAADVSQYKIKGYWYFDKRQSELKYRLLGICPVTPDVYTMNSDEKDYIELFWVFFPNSRDVLHEAKAFNDSNSALPISFDQILNSRRFNAIVYKEENLYQDREIKDYMKDNAQNQLLESERVKEKIRNFEQDMWNY; encoded by the coding sequence ATGAAAGTAAGAAATTTTTTAATAGCTATTGTCTCTATTGCTGGAGGTTTTGCGTCTAATGCGCAATCAAATTTGCTAAATGCGAAGACACCAGCTCAAATTGGACTTAAAACTCCTGCGCAGCTTATCTCTGATAATGACAAGCCATTAGCTTATGGATATGTAGATGATAGAGATATCTTGATGGGAAAAACTACTTGGGAGATTATTGACTTAAATGAGAAAATAAATTTTCCACTTTACTTTCCGGTAGATACTGCTAATATTGGTTCTGATAGACGTTCTCTTTATGATGTTTTGACGAAAGCCGTAAGAAAAGGCAAAATAACTGAGGTTTATTCTGATAGTTATTTCAATACTAAAAAATCTATGAAAGACATCGAAGGTGCATTGTCTCGTATTGATACAACTGATGCTGGTAGAGAGCTTATCAACCAATACCCAGATGACTACAAAACACGTGTAGTGAAGAAAAAAGTAGTTACTGGAACTGGTAAAAAGAAAGTTGTTACTTATGTTGATGAAACAGTTCCTCCTTCAAGAACAGTTCCTGCTGAATATATCTTAAAACAAGATCTTACAGCTGCTGATGTTAGTCAGTATAAAATTAAAGGATACTGGTATTTTGACAAACGTCAGAGTGAGTTAAAATATCGTTTACTTGGAATTTGTCCTGTAACTCCGGACGTTTATACAATGAATAGTGACGAGAAGGATTACATCGAATTGTTTTGGGTTTTCTTCCCAAATTCAAGAGATGTTCTGCATGAAGCTAAAGCTTTTAATGACAGCAATTCTGCTCTGCCAATTTCATTCGATCAAATTTTAAATTCAAGACGTTTTAATGCAATTGTTTATAAAGAAGAAAACTTGTATCAAGATCGTGAGATTAAAGATTACATGAAAGACAATGCTCAAAACCAATTGTTAGAATCTGAAAGAGTAAAAGAGAAGATTCGTAACTTCGAACAAGATATGTGGAACTACTAA
- the gldN gene encoding gliding motility protein GldN — translation MKVKVFLMVIVFAMCFINSNAQSNLLNAKTADQIGKKNAAQLISDNDKPLAYGYVDDRDILMAKTTWEIVDLNEKINFPLYFPVDTVNIGSDRRSLYDVLTKGIRQGRITEVYTDSYFNTKKSMKDIEGSLTRIDTTDAGRELINQYPDDYKTRVVKKKVVTGTGKKKSVTYVDETVGPKRTVPAEYILRQDLTAADVSQYKLKGYWYFDKRQGELKYRLLGICPVTPDVYTMNSDEKDYIELFWVFFPNAREVLHEAKAFNDNNSALPISFDQVLNSRRFNAIIYKEENMYGDREIKDYMKDNAQNQLLESERVKEKIRNFEEDMWNY, via the coding sequence ATGAAAGTGAAAGTTTTTTTAATGGTTATTGTTTTTGCGATGTGCTTTATCAACTCAAATGCACAGTCTAATTTATTGAATGCAAAGACGGCAGATCAAATAGGTAAAAAGAATGCGGCTCAATTAATCTCTGATAATGACAAGCCATTAGCTTATGGATATGTTGATGACAGAGATATCCTGATGGCAAAAACTACTTGGGAAATTGTTGATTTAAACGAAAAAATAAATTTTCCTTTATATTTTCCGGTTGATACCGTTAATATAGGGTCAGACAGACGTTCGCTCTATGATGTTTTAACTAAAGGTATTAGGCAAGGCAGAATTACCGAAGTTTATACAGACAGTTATTTCAATACAAAGAAATCTATGAAAGACATAGAAGGCTCTTTAACCCGTATTGATACAACAGATGCAGGTAGAGAGCTTATCAATCAATATCCTGATGATTACAAAACACGTGTTGTCAAGAAAAAAGTAGTTACAGGTACCGGGAAGAAAAAATCGGTTACATATGTTGATGAAACCGTGGGGCCAAAAAGAACTGTTCCTGCTGAATATATCTTAAGACAAGATCTTACCGCTGCAGATGTTAGCCAATATAAATTAAAGGGATATTGGTATTTTGATAAACGTCAAGGTGAATTGAAATATCGTTTACTTGGAATTTGTCCTGTAACTCCTGACGTGTATACGATGAACAGTGATGAAAAAGATTATATAGAATTATTTTGGGTCTTTTTTCCTAATGCAAGGGAAGTGTTACACGAAGCAAAAGCCTTTAATGATAATAACTCAGCTTTGCCTATTTCATTTGATCAGGTTCTAAATTCAAGAAGATTTAATGCGATCATTTACAAAGAAGAAAATATGTATGGTGACCGTGAAATTAAAGATTATATGAAAGACAATGCACAGAATCAATTACTAGAATCGGAAAGGGTAAAAGAGAAGATTCGTAATTTTGAAGAAGATATGTGGAACTACTAA
- a CDS encoding FAD-binding oxidoreductase, with translation MLDYLIVGSGLAGISFAEVALKNNKTILVVDDKSQNSSRIAGGLYNPVILKRFSEVWNAKEHLVLMNEFYDQVEDKLNEKFNFKMPILRKFFSVEEQNNWFAASDRINLAPFLSTKLITKKYQSIDSPYDYGEVLQTGYVKTRQLLESYKAYLKENNLLLEESFHSSFIDFIDSGVQYKNIKARHIIFAEGFGLHKNPYFNYLPLDGTKGELFLINAPDLKLDLIVNTSVFILPVGGNLYKVGATYNWHDKTDLPTEEGKKELVDRIKEIINCDFEIIKHFAGVRPTVADRRPLIGTHEAYSSIHVLNGLGTRGVMLGPALAKMLYESIEYGTPIDREADIKRFHKRYLKSIAPDRP, from the coding sequence ATGCTTGATTATTTAATTGTCGGGTCTGGATTGGCCGGTATTTCTTTTGCCGAAGTGGCGCTTAAAAACAACAAAACTATTTTGGTTGTTGATGACAAATCTCAAAATTCTTCGAGAATTGCCGGAGGATTGTATAATCCGGTTATTTTGAAGCGTTTCAGTGAAGTTTGGAATGCTAAAGAGCATTTGGTTTTAATGAATGAATTTTATGATCAGGTAGAGGATAAATTAAATGAAAAATTTAATTTTAAAATGCCCATCTTAAGAAAATTCTTTTCCGTTGAAGAACAAAATAATTGGTTTGCCGCTTCTGACAGAATTAATTTAGCGCCTTTTTTATCTACGAAACTAATTACTAAAAAGTATCAAAGTATTGATTCTCCGTATGATTATGGAGAAGTTCTGCAAACGGGTTATGTTAAAACCAGACAATTACTAGAAAGCTATAAAGCTTATTTAAAAGAGAATAATTTACTTTTGGAAGAATCTTTTCATAGTTCTTTCATAGATTTTATAGATTCAGGAGTTCAGTATAAAAATATAAAAGCCCGTCATATCATATTTGCAGAAGGGTTTGGATTGCATAAAAACCCTTATTTTAATTATTTACCTTTAGATGGTACAAAAGGAGAGTTGTTTTTAATAAATGCTCCTGATTTAAAATTAGATCTAATTGTGAACACAAGTGTATTTATTCTGCCTGTGGGGGGAAATCTATACAAAGTTGGTGCGACCTATAACTGGCATGATAAAACAGATCTTCCTACAGAAGAAGGGAAAAAAGAACTTGTCGATCGTATAAAGGAAATTATTAATTGCGATTTTGAGATTATAAAACACTTTGCAGGAGTGAGACCAACCGTAGCCGACAGAAGACCTTTAATTGGAACCCATGAAGCATACAGTTCAATTCATGTTCTTAACGGATTAGGCACACGTGGTGTTATGCTGGGGCCTGCATTAGCAAAAATGTTATATGAAAGTATTGAATATGGAACACCTATAGATCGCGAAGCCGACATAAAAAGATTTCACAAAAGGTATCTAAAATCTATTGCTCCTGACCGGCCTTAG
- a CDS encoding ABC-F family ATP-binding cassette domain-containing protein encodes MLNIHNLSVSFGGTYLFEEVTFRLGAGDRVGLVGKNGAGKSTMLKMLAGDFKPDSGVISQEKDIKMGFLRQDIDFEQGRTVLEEAYEAFTDIKVVEKKLEEINHQLVTRTDYESEEYAKIIEDLSDYTHRFELLGGYNYVGDTEKILLGLGFKREVFNNQTETFSGGWRMRIELAKLLLQSNDVLLLDEPTNHLDIESIIWLENFLRNYPGVVVIVSHDKMFLDNVTNRTIEISLGKAYDFNKPYSQYLELRHEIREKQLATQKNQQKKIEETEKLIEKFRAKASKASMAQSLIKKLDKVERIEVDEDDNSVMNISFPVSKEPGKVVIEAEHVTKAYGDKTILKDISLLVERGSKIAFVGQNGQGKSTFIKAIVNEFEYQGNIKLGHNVQLGYFAQNQAEYLDGEITLLQTMEDAATDTNRMKVRDMLGAFLFRGDDVEKKVKVLSGGERNRLALCKLLLQPINVLVMDEPTNHLDIKSKNVLKAALQKFAGTLLLVSHDRDFLQGMSNIVYEFKDQKIKEYLGDINFFLEQRNLENMREVEKKDVVKVAAPKENTKASYEDQKKGKALQNRLSKIESQIQQLEKDIQHDDKMLETNYDKHIEDASFFTAYNKKKQDLEQLLIDWEVVSEEIDNFNA; translated from the coding sequence ATGCTTAATATACACAATCTTTCGGTTTCGTTTGGAGGAACCTATTTATTTGAAGAAGTTACTTTTCGTTTAGGAGCCGGTGACCGGGTAGGTCTTGTTGGTAAAAACGGAGCAGGTAAATCGACAATGCTGAAAATGCTGGCAGGAGATTTTAAACCAGATTCTGGAGTTATTTCTCAGGAGAAAGATATTAAAATGGGTTTTTTACGTCAGGATATTGACTTTGAACAAGGAAGAACTGTTTTAGAAGAAGCATACGAAGCCTTTACAGATATTAAAGTTGTAGAGAAAAAGCTGGAAGAAATCAATCATCAATTGGTTACAAGAACCGATTATGAAAGTGAAGAATATGCCAAAATTATAGAAGATTTATCTGATTATACGCATCGTTTTGAACTTCTTGGAGGTTATAACTATGTGGGAGATACAGAAAAAATTCTTTTAGGACTTGGTTTTAAAAGAGAAGTTTTTAATAACCAGACTGAGACTTTTTCCGGAGGATGGAGAATGCGTATCGAATTGGCTAAATTATTATTGCAGTCAAATGACGTATTGCTTCTGGATGAGCCAACGAACCACTTAGATATTGAAAGTATTATTTGGTTAGAAAATTTCCTTCGTAATTATCCCGGAGTTGTGGTAATCGTATCGCACGATAAAATGTTCCTTGATAATGTAACCAATCGTACGATTGAAATTTCTTTAGGAAAAGCATACGATTTCAATAAACCATATTCTCAATATTTAGAATTGCGTCACGAAATCCGTGAAAAGCAATTAGCGACTCAAAAAAATCAGCAAAAGAAGATTGAAGAGACTGAAAAATTAATCGAAAAATTCCGTGCAAAAGCATCCAAAGCTTCGATGGCACAATCGCTGATAAAAAAGCTGGATAAAGTAGAAAGAATTGAGGTAGATGAAGATGATAATTCGGTGATGAATATTTCGTTTCCGGTTTCAAAAGAACCAGGAAAAGTTGTAATAGAAGCTGAGCACGTTACAAAAGCTTACGGAGATAAAACGATATTAAAAGACATTAGTTTACTGGTTGAGCGCGGAAGTAAAATTGCTTTTGTGGGACAGAACGGACAAGGGAAATCTACTTTTATAAAAGCGATTGTAAATGAATTTGAGTATCAAGGAAATATCAAGTTAGGACATAATGTGCAATTAGGATATTTTGCTCAAAATCAAGCGGAGTATCTTGATGGAGAAATCACATTATTGCAGACTATGGAAGATGCTGCTACAGATACAAATCGTATGAAAGTGCGTGATATGCTTGGAGCCTTTTTATTCCGTGGAGATGATGTAGAGAAAAAGGTAAAAGTACTTTCTGGAGGAGAACGTAACCGTTTGGCACTTTGCAAATTATTGTTACAGCCAATTAACGTTTTGGTAATGGATGAGCCTACGAACCACTTAGATATTAAATCTAAAAATGTTTTAAAAGCGGCACTTCAAAAGTTTGCAGGAACTTTATTGTTAGTTTCTCACGACAGGGATTTTCTTCAGGGAATGTCGAATATCGTTTACGAATTCAAAGATCAAAAAATCAAAGAATATTTGGGAGATATTAACTTTTTCTTAGAACAGCGCAATTTGGAAAACATGCGTGAAGTAGAGAAAAAAGATGTTGTAAAAGTTGCTGCGCCTAAAGAAAATACAAAAGCGTCATACGAAGACCAGAAAAAAGGAAAAGCACTTCAAAACCGTTTAAGCAAAATTGAAAGTCAGATTCAGCAATTAGAAAAAGACATTCAGCACGACGATAAAATGCTCGAAACCAATTATGACAAACATATTGAGGACGCTTCGTTTTTTACAGCATACAACAAAAAGAAACAAGATTTAGAACAATTGTTAATCGACTGGGAAGTTGTATCAGAAGAGATTGATAATTTTAATGCTTAA
- a CDS encoding App1 family protein, with protein sequence MKPILQLYRGYANEEELIVMGHVFKRTYDYDFQKKNLKNARSVVNQFRIKTIENFDVYLKCGKQEIHTKTLDDGYFKFCIPLEKETQFGWIEYEVSIKYGGKNIVSKGSFIRPHKGNLGIISDIDDTFLISHTRNIFRKMYILLFKNVNDRKVFKDVVPHYQALSSAGRNNKGEENAFFYVSSSEWNLYRFIVEFTKIHNLPRAVILLKDIRRGITDFFMSGRGNHDHKFDKIKHVLEFYPNLKYVLLGDDSQHDPVLYERICKIFPVTVIAVYIRQTGKSKKKEVKKIMKNLESLDVAVCYFKESSEAIAHSKSIGVIK encoded by the coding sequence ATGAAACCAATTTTACAATTATATCGCGGTTATGCCAATGAAGAGGAATTAATTGTAATGGGGCATGTCTTTAAGAGAACGTATGATTATGATTTTCAGAAGAAAAACTTAAAAAATGCACGTTCTGTTGTCAATCAGTTTAGAATAAAAACTATCGAAAATTTTGATGTTTATCTTAAATGCGGCAAACAGGAAATCCATACCAAAACGCTCGACGATGGTTATTTTAAATTCTGCATTCCGCTTGAAAAAGAAACTCAATTTGGCTGGATCGAATACGAGGTAAGCATTAAATATGGCGGTAAAAATATTGTTTCAAAAGGAAGTTTTATACGTCCGCATAAAGGAAATTTAGGAATTATTTCTGATATTGATGATACTTTCTTGATTTCGCATACGCGGAATATCTTCAGGAAAATGTACATCTTACTTTTTAAAAATGTAAATGACAGAAAAGTTTTCAAAGATGTAGTTCCGCATTATCAGGCTTTAAGTTCCGCGGGAAGAAATAATAAAGGGGAAGAAAATGCTTTTTTTTATGTTTCGAGCAGCGAATGGAATCTGTATCGGTTTATCGTAGAATTTACTAAAATTCATAATTTGCCGCGAGCCGTTATTTTATTAAAAGATATTCGAAGAGGAATTACGGATTTCTTTATGAGCGGAAGAGGAAATCACGATCATAAATTTGATAAAATAAAGCATGTTTTAGAGTTTTATCCTAATTTAAAATATGTTTTATTGGGAGATGATTCTCAGCATGATCCTGTTTTATACGAACGAATCTGTAAAATATTCCCCGTTACTGTTATCGCGGTTTACATAAGGCAAACCGGAAAAAGTAAAAAGAAGGAAGTTAAAAAAATCATGAAAAATTTAGAATCTTTGGATGTTGCAGTTTGCTATTTTAAAGAAAGCAGCGAAGCTATTGCACATTCTAAATCTATAGGAGTGATTAAGTAG